The proteins below are encoded in one region of Pyxidicoccus trucidator:
- a CDS encoding AHH domain-containing protein has translation MRLETGGSEVITFSPRPDDAGPVEVEEDEFKVALSEHVRTRRPPAHPREAARRLFEMDARGGTYLFDARTRQVTPLGPGEHLEGEPSETDLELTRAYLRWCERTGRKGDCLRLLTEGPMVNGDGRYALAMAFAQGAVNEEMLEAFKDMADPHAMLAAALWTGTLYLILWTVPEPASKGLAAVMTATLVVYLGVDTFWGLITGFRRLVDEADRARTFDELRDAGERYGNVMGRNAARAFAMLATVAIGNTAAGFAGKVPTLPGSAQASMQAGPRAGLVLSAVGEVQAVTGTGEAITMALAPGAVSATARGVGGAAVGPVDAKGHDHHIATDKWWDSTSNGGPWSPQFQRIFDRAGMSLNDPANIVHVKGHKGPHPQEYHEKIFERLVEATRTCRSIQQCRAALTAELKRLSRQIATPGTELNNLVTRSQ, from the coding sequence GTGCGCCTGGAGACGGGTGGGAGCGAGGTCATCACCTTCTCTCCGCGCCCTGACGACGCCGGGCCCGTTGAAGTGGAAGAGGACGAATTCAAGGTTGCCCTGTCCGAGCACGTGCGGACCCGGCGGCCTCCGGCTCACCCGCGGGAGGCCGCCCGGCGGCTCTTCGAGATGGACGCGCGTGGAGGGACGTATCTCTTCGATGCGCGCACTCGCCAGGTCACGCCACTCGGGCCGGGCGAGCACCTGGAAGGGGAGCCCTCGGAAACGGACCTGGAACTGACGCGCGCCTACCTGCGCTGGTGTGAGCGCACCGGGAGGAAGGGAGACTGCCTGCGCTTGCTGACGGAGGGCCCCATGGTGAACGGGGACGGCCGTTACGCGCTGGCCATGGCGTTCGCCCAGGGCGCGGTGAACGAAGAGATGCTGGAAGCGTTCAAGGACATGGCCGACCCGCACGCCATGCTGGCGGCGGCGTTGTGGACGGGCACGCTCTATCTCATCTTATGGACGGTACCCGAGCCGGCGAGCAAGGGCCTGGCCGCTGTCATGACGGCCACGTTGGTCGTCTACCTGGGAGTGGACACGTTCTGGGGCCTGATTACCGGCTTTCGGAGGCTGGTGGACGAGGCGGACCGCGCCCGCACATTTGACGAACTCCGCGACGCGGGAGAGCGGTACGGCAATGTGATGGGGCGCAACGCGGCGCGCGCATTCGCCATGCTCGCCACGGTGGCCATTGGGAACACGGCGGCGGGTTTCGCGGGCAAGGTGCCGACGCTGCCCGGCTCGGCGCAAGCCTCCATGCAGGCGGGTCCCCGCGCGGGCCTCGTGCTGTCCGCCGTGGGCGAAGTGCAGGCGGTGACGGGGACGGGAGAAGCAATCACCATGGCGCTCGCCCCTGGCGCGGTCTCCGCGACGGCGCGGGGCGTTGGAGGCGCGGCTGTCGGCCCGGTGGACGCGAAGGGGCACGATCATCACATCGCCACGGACAAGTGGTGGGACTCCACCAGCAATGGTGGCCCGTGGTCACCGCAGTTTCAGAGAATCTTTGATAGGGCGGGCATGTCGCTGAATGACCCGGCCAACATCGTTCACGTGAAGGGCCACAAGGGGCCTCACCCGCAGGAGTACCACGAGAAGATTTTTGAGAGACTGGTTGAAGCAACGCGCACATGCCGCAGTATCCAGCAATGCCGCGCGGCTCTCACTGCGGAGCTCAAACGGTTGTCGCGGCAGATCGCTACACCCGGAACCGAGCTGAACAATCTGGTGACCCGGAGCCAGTGA